The following coding sequences are from one Nicotiana tomentosiformis chromosome 3, ASM39032v3, whole genome shotgun sequence window:
- the LOC104121632 gene encoding uncharacterized protein, protein MAVDSALPTSFETLEISPNPSVNPFHPIYLHPSDTPGKILVSVPFAGIGYGEWREGMIIYLSGPSLKRPLEIGKVDHGLYILIFHLLLFLCLLINQSFGCLTYASVPVPHRDKPRVVPCIFMGYTFGKKGYKPLHLYTKSIFYSKDVSFVEHLFPSNSSPSVYFPTSSQHSSKSFDATSFSFPSHSSPTTFASSPTFPVPASPIIPLLPSPSSLPPLRRSSRPSNPPVHLKDYVCNSAPHSVSSLPYPDPSSSSCLLAIAAKRSWIIYQLDVTNAFLHGALSEEVYMKVPLGLSVSNPANAPSGSSSASIVVLAVYVDDILLVGDDVVLLSLSWMINSRSRTLHKYTKELLAEFHCSDCSHVVAPLDLNCKLNNELGKSVTGYVISLGGSPVCCNFKKQPTVYLSSAEAECRALHKIVAESTWLVRLLHDLGVSVSSPVPVYCDNQAALSIAKNPVQHERTKHIELDCHFVREKLADEYFLQTSIVLSAFVDILAEERIGKTIVNL, encoded by the exons ATGGCTGTTGATTCTGCCCTTCCCACTTCATTCGAGACTCTAGAAATTAGTCCTAACCCTAGTGTTAATCCTTTCCATCCCATATACCTTCACCCCTCAGATACTCCAGGGAAAATATTGGTTTCAGTCCCATTCGCTGGAATAGGATATGGTGAATGGAGAGAGGGAATGATAATATATCTTTCG GGCCCTTCTCTGAAGAGACCATTGGAAATTGGTAAAGTGGATCATGGTCTCTACATTCTTATATTTCATCTATTATTGTTCCTTTGTCTTTTGATTAATCA ATCTTTTGGTTGTTTGACCTATGCTTCTGTTCCCGTTCCTCACAGGGATAAGCCCAGAGTTGTCccttgcatatttatgggatatACCTTTGGGAAGAAGGGATATAAACCGCTCCACCTATATACCAAATCCATTTTCTATTCCAAAGATGTCTCTTTTGTTGAGCACCTGTTTCCATCCAACTCTTCTCCTTCTGTGTATTTTCCTACTTCCTCTCAACATTCATCTAAATCTTTTGATGCCACttctttctcttttccttctcATTCTTCACCCACTACTTTTGCTTCCTCTCCTACTTTCCCTGTTCCTGCTTCACCCATTATTCCTCTTTTACCCTCTCCTTCTTCCCTGCCTCCTCTAAGAAGATCTTCTAGGCCTTCTAATCCTCCAGTGCATTTGAAGGATTATGTGTGCAACTCTGCTCCACACTCGGTTTCTTCTTTACCCTATCCAGATCCTTCATCCagttct TGCCTCCTTGCTATTGCAGCCAAAAGGTCTTGGATTATTTACCAACTTGATGTAACCAATGCCTTCTTACATGGGGCTCTTTCAGAAGAAGTTTATATGAAAGTCCCCCTTGGGTTGTCTGTTTCTAATCCTGCCAATGCTCCTTCTGG ATCTTCATCAGCTTCTATAGTTGTTCTTGCAGTTTATGTGGATGACATATTATTGGTTGGGGATGATGTTGTTCTCTTAAGTCTTTCTTGGATGATCAATTCAAGATCAAGGACCTTG CACAAATACACTAAGGAGTTACTTGCTGAATTTCACTGTTCAgattgctctcatgttgtggctCCATTGGACTTGAATTGTAAACTTAACAATGAACTGGG GAAGTCTGTTACTGGGTATGTTATCTCTTTGGGTGGCAGCCCTGTTTGTTGTAATTTTAAGAAACAACCTACTGTTTACCTCTCTTCTGCAGAGGCTGAATGTCGAGCCTTGCACAAAATAGTGGCTGAATCTACTTGGCTTGTGCGTCTATTACATGATCTTGGTGTCTCTGTTTCCAGTCCTGTTCCTGTTTACtgtgataatcaagctgccctcaGCATTGCTAAGAATCCTGTCCAACACGAGCGGACCAAACATATAGAACTTGATTGTCACTTTGTACGGGAGAAGCTTGCAGATG AGTATTTCTTGCAAACAAGTATAGTTCTTTCAGCTTTTGTCGATATCCTGGCGGAAGAAAGAATTGGAAAGACAATTGTAAATCTTTGA